One part of the Brachyspira sp. SAP_772 genome encodes these proteins:
- the recN gene encoding DNA repair protein RecN — translation MLKYLDIRNFVLIDKVKINFENGFNVLTGETGAGKSIIISALELITGEKGSTRMVGLNGDRLTVIGTFFLQSSLNIVKSKLKEWNIEITGNELNIKREITKDGKSRSFINNIGVRVAELKELGDLIVDIHGQHEHQSLFNVANHINFYDAYLNIEDKLQVYRDNYNKLTKLIKQYNEISQNKNTILKEKSFLEYAIEEIEKANLKYNEDEEIKNDIAMMSNAENIASALSVINKDIFGNESGAYLKLTRSINTLQSISQYDDRLSDLASQIEAISLNLEDIKTVFSEIRAKAKFDPEELQALNERLFFINTLKKKYGNNIKEIINYAKEAKEKLESLNFSEEDILKLKEEIENIRAKTSILAKEISDIRKSKKDVFINAIEKEMCDLGMTSTKFDVEITYDEDDEDGILNIDGTNLKANSNGIDNIEFIIAPNKQAMFQPLRKIASGGEISRIMLSLKSVLSSGDYCETCVFDEIDVGVGGRIAEVIGEKIAALSKQKQILSITHLAQIAIYANNHFKVIKNEKDDVVTSTIEELNDSNKVNEIARMITGKEITDASIKHAEELLEHAKKSSSLF, via the coding sequence ATGCTTAAATATTTAGATATTAGAAATTTTGTATTAATAGATAAAGTAAAAATCAATTTTGAAAACGGATTTAATGTTTTAACAGGAGAAACAGGTGCTGGAAAAAGCATTATCATTAGTGCATTAGAATTAATTACAGGTGAGAAAGGCTCTACAAGAATGGTAGGCTTAAATGGAGATAGGCTAACTGTAATAGGGACTTTCTTTTTGCAATCATCATTAAATATAGTAAAAAGCAAATTAAAAGAATGGAATATAGAAATTACAGGAAATGAACTTAATATAAAAAGAGAAATCACAAAAGATGGTAAGAGCCGTTCTTTTATAAATAACATTGGTGTGCGTGTGGCAGAGTTAAAAGAGTTAGGAGATTTAATAGTAGATATACATGGTCAGCACGAACATCAATCTCTTTTTAATGTTGCAAATCATATTAATTTTTATGATGCTTATTTAAATATTGAAGATAAGCTGCAAGTTTATAGAGATAATTATAATAAACTTACAAAGCTAATAAAACAATATAATGAAATATCACAAAATAAAAATACAATATTAAAAGAAAAATCTTTTTTAGAATATGCTATAGAAGAAATAGAAAAAGCTAACTTAAAATATAATGAAGATGAAGAGATAAAAAACGATATAGCAATGATGTCTAATGCAGAAAATATAGCATCTGCTTTGTCTGTTATAAATAAAGATATATTTGGAAATGAATCTGGTGCTTATTTAAAACTTACAAGAAGCATTAATACATTACAATCAATTTCTCAATATGATGATAGGCTTTCAGATTTGGCATCACAAATAGAAGCTATATCATTAAATCTTGAAGATATAAAAACAGTATTTAGCGAAATAAGAGCGAAAGCCAAATTCGACCCAGAAGAATTACAAGCTCTCAATGAAAGACTTTTCTTTATAAATACATTAAAAAAGAAATATGGAAACAATATAAAAGAAATTATTAATTATGCCAAAGAGGCTAAAGAAAAATTGGAGTCTCTTAATTTTTCTGAAGAAGATATATTAAAATTAAAAGAGGAAATAGAAAACATAAGAGCAAAAACATCAATATTAGCAAAAGAGATTTCTGATATAAGAAAGTCAAAGAAAGATGTTTTTATAAATGCTATAGAAAAAGAAATGTGCGACTTAGGAATGACTTCTACAAAATTTGATGTTGAGATTACATATGATGAAGATGATGAAGACGGCATACTTAATATAGACGGCACAAACTTAAAAGCAAACTCTAATGGCATAGACAATATAGAGTTTATAATAGCACCAAATAAGCAAGCTATGTTTCAGCCTTTAAGAAAGATTGCTTCTGGAGGAGAGATATCAAGAATTATGCTTTCATTAAAAAGCGTGCTTTCTAGCGGAGATTACTGCGAGACTTGTGTGTTTGATGAAATAGATGTAGGTGTCGGCGGAAGAATTGCAGAAGTTATAGGAGAGAAAATTGCCGCATTATCCAAACAAAAACAAATATTAAGCATTACTCACTTAGCACAAATTGCAATATATGCTAATAATCATTTTAAAGTAATAAAAAATGAAAAAGATGATGTGGTTACTTCAACAATAGAAGAGTTAAATGATTCTAATAAAGTAAATGAAATAGCAAGAATGATAACAGGCAAAGAAATAACAGATGCAAGCATAAAGCATGCAGAAGAATTGTTGGAACATGCCAAAAAGTCATCTAGCTTATTTTAA
- a CDS encoding histidine phosphatase family protein, producing the protein MKILFIRHGQTKNNAEQRWLGSTDVSLWQEGINALLKNKSTIDKYKPFDKLYSSPMKRCVETAKIYFDDMSFEIMNDLRERGFGKFEGMTYSELKDNPYYKEFIKSYWRSEVPNGELSNNFFNRVYNVYLSIIEDMKKNNLKYTAVVTHGGIIMTILDKYNIEKHPFYDYLLPNGCGYLTEIIENNNLKIIEKILL; encoded by the coding sequence ATGAAAATTTTATTTATAAGACATGGTCAAACAAAAAACAATGCAGAGCAAAGATGGCTTGGCTCTACAGATGTTTCACTTTGGCAAGAGGGGATAAATGCTTTATTAAAAAATAAAAGCACTATAGATAAATATAAGCCTTTTGATAAATTATATTCAAGCCCGATGAAAAGATGTGTTGAAACTGCTAAGATATATTTTGATGATATGAGTTTTGAAATTATGAATGATTTAAGAGAGAGAGGATTTGGAAAGTTTGAGGGTATGACTTATAGTGAGCTTAAGGATAATCCTTATTATAAAGAGTTTATTAAAAGTTATTGGAGAAGTGAAGTACCAAATGGAGAGCTATCTAATAATTTTTTTAATAGAGTTTATAATGTATATTTAAGTATAATAGAAGATATGAAAAAAAATAATTTAAAATACACTGCAGTGGTTACTCATGGAGGAATAATTATGACTATATTAGATAAATATAATATAGAAAAACATCCATTTTATGATTATCTTTTACCTAATGGTTGCGGATATCTTACCGAAATTATAGAAAATAACAATTTAAAAATAATAGAGAAAATTCTATTATAA
- the mraY gene encoding phospho-N-acetylmuramoyl-pentapeptide-transferase, whose product MLYEIFYPLRESFFGFNVFRYITFRTAGAVATALILVLVFAPSIIEKLKRLHFGQVVRDDGPETHLVKTGTPTMGGIFIVGSVLISILLWGKLDNIKIILLTISLIILSIAGFLDDFLKIKYKNSKGLPGKYKIVFQVIVGLIIGIYLYYFDKSTFLMKFDLEKGISVLEAVKVAQVPSSTLFIPFFSNIYIDLKMLYIPFSIFVVVSMSNAVNLTDGLDGLAIGLLIIMSMAFAVLSYVSGNSLISTYLKIPFISDAGEVTVFVGALIGAGLGFLWFNAHPAQVFMGDVGSLSLGGVLGIIALFIKHELLLVIVGAVYVSEAFSVVVQVFSYKLFKKRVFKMAPLHHHFEKSGWKETQVVFRFYIIGIITALIGIATLKIR is encoded by the coding sequence ATGCTATATGAGATTTTTTATCCGCTTAGAGAGAGTTTTTTTGGTTTCAATGTTTTTAGATATATTACTTTTAGAACTGCGGGTGCTGTTGCTACTGCATTGATTTTGGTATTGGTATTTGCTCCGAGTATAATAGAAAAATTAAAGAGGTTACATTTTGGGCAGGTTGTAAGAGATGATGGGCCAGAGACTCATTTAGTAAAAACTGGTACTCCTACAATGGGCGGCATATTTATAGTTGGAAGTGTGTTAATAAGTATATTATTATGGGGAAAATTGGATAACATAAAAATTATACTTCTTACTATATCTTTAATTATACTTTCTATAGCGGGTTTTTTAGATGATTTTCTTAAGATTAAATATAAAAACTCTAAGGGGTTGCCCGGTAAATATAAAATTGTGTTTCAGGTAATTGTTGGATTAATAATAGGTATATATTTATATTATTTTGATAAATCCACTTTTTTAATGAAGTTTGATTTGGAGAAGGGTATAAGTGTTTTGGAGGCAGTAAAAGTTGCACAGGTTCCTTCATCTACTTTATTTATACCATTTTTTAGCAATATTTATATAGATTTAAAAATGCTTTATATACCTTTTTCTATATTTGTAGTTGTGAGTATGAGTAATGCTGTGAATTTAACTGACGGACTTGACGGTTTAGCTATAGGTCTTTTAATAATAATGTCTATGGCTTTTGCTGTGCTTTCTTATGTATCAGGTAACTCTCTTATTTCTACTTATTTAAAAATACCTTTTATATCTGATGCTGGAGAGGTTACTGTATTTGTTGGGGCTTTGATTGGGGCTGGTTTAGGATTTTTATGGTTTAATGCTCATCCTGCACAGGTTTTTATGGGAGATGTGGGTAGTTTATCTCTTGGAGGTGTTTTAGGTATAATTGCATTATTTATCAAACACGAACTTTTGCTTGTAATAGTTGGAGCTGTTTATGTATCTGAGGCTTTTAGCGTTGTTGTGCAAGTGTTTTCATATAAGCTATTTAAAAAAAGAGTATTTAAAATGGCGCCTTTGCATCATCACTTTGAAAAGTCTGGTTGGAAAGAAACTCAGGTTGTTTTTAGGTTTTATATAATAGGTATAATAACTGCTTTAATTGGAATAGCAACTTTGAAAATAAGGTAA
- a CDS encoding cobalamin biosynthesis protein, producing MQTLLILPISFLLNIFVYKFKIDIFQYIKIPIEKLQYLLKDKVYKNNETLELILGIIVSLIVLFISFVVPYFLFYLLYKVHFLLGIIIELIAAYIIIGIRKPFEVSSSIYSSVKYVNLDEAKNILKENTNIDVNDIDRENIIKKTIEYSSISVGEDYIYTSIFFLLGGIPLCFMYKILCMLSDISSDNDVAIDENRVKDKYGMFNINFAYYINMIPSIFAFLSYAVADFLLGYDIKKAFMVFKRDGNDNKARLECAVAGALDIELGGEYLKDSEIHDRILVGDAVNKLESSHIVASNKILIMGAIFALFVLIVLKLLFMLFGIIFNKLFF from the coding sequence ATGCAAACTTTATTAATACTCCCTATATCATTTCTTTTAAATATTTTTGTGTATAAGTTTAAAATTGATATATTTCAATATATAAAGATTCCAATAGAAAAATTGCAATATTTATTAAAAGATAAAGTTTATAAAAATAATGAAACATTAGAGCTTATTTTAGGAATAATAGTATCTTTAATAGTTTTATTTATTTCTTTTGTTGTGCCATATTTTTTATTTTATCTTTTATATAAAGTTCATTTTTTATTAGGAATTATAATAGAGCTTATAGCGGCATATATTATTATAGGAATAAGAAAACCTTTTGAAGTTAGCTCTTCAATATATTCTTCTGTTAAATATGTGAATTTAGATGAGGCAAAGAATATTTTGAAAGAAAACACTAATATAGATGTTAATGATATTGATAGAGAAAATATTATTAAAAAGACTATAGAATATTCTTCTATTAGTGTGGGAGAAGATTATATATATACTTCTATTTTCTTTCTTTTGGGAGGGATACCTCTTTGTTTCATGTATAAAATATTATGCATGCTTTCTGATATATCATCAGATAACGATGTTGCTATTGATGAAAACAGAGTTAAAGATAAATATGGAATGTTTAATATTAATTTTGCATACTATATTAATATGATACCTTCTATATTTGCATTTTTATCATATGCTGTAGCGGATTTTCTTTTGGGATATGATATAAAAAAGGCTTTTATGGTTTTTAAGAGAGATGGAAATGATAATAAAGCTAGGTTGGAATGTGCTGTTGCAGGAGCTTTGGATATAGAGCTTGGAGGAGAATATTTAAAAGATTCTGAGATTCATGATAGAATTTTAGTTGGAGATGCTGTTAACAAATTAGAATCTAGTCATATAGTAGCATCTAATAAAATACTTATTATGGGAGCTATATTTGCTTTATTTGTATTGATTGTTTTAAAACTATTATTTATGCTGTTTGGTATTATTTTTAATAAATTATTTTTTTAA
- a CDS encoding NAD(+)/NADH kinase, whose translation MRKNNNLENKSIGIIINKSRNNTDSIVKKIKTIINKYNVDAILIDYDISSYNNINKAIKTLKNVSMLISIGGDGTLLSALKIAIKYNISVLPIYNGTLGFISEIPPEEAYLIIEEYFNNKKTLYEIEPRTLLDIEIKTSKTTKNYLAINELALCKLDGRTIYMDINISGKKISSILGDGVVVATPTGSTAYALSAGGPIIAPTIDAMSFVPIAPHSLTFRPLVIPKGDSVEIKLSQKSKKGMITIDGYDIYKFGKTDTVKASISDKNCYIFQSANRLFYDILRNKLNWGI comes from the coding sequence ATGAGAAAAAATAATAATTTAGAAAATAAATCAATAGGCATCATAATAAATAAAAGCAGAAATAATACTGATAGCATAGTAAAAAAAATAAAAACTATTATAAACAAATATAATGTAGATGCTATACTTATAGATTATGATATATCATCTTATAATAATATTAATAAAGCAATAAAAACATTAAAAAATGTGTCAATGCTTATATCCATAGGAGGAGACGGCACATTATTATCAGCATTAAAAATAGCTATTAAATATAATATATCTGTTTTACCTATATATAATGGCACATTAGGCTTCATATCAGAAATTCCTCCAGAAGAAGCATATCTTATTATAGAGGAATATTTTAATAATAAAAAGACTCTATATGAAATAGAGCCTAGAACACTTTTAGACATAGAAATAAAAACATCAAAAACTACAAAAAATTATTTAGCAATAAATGAACTTGCATTATGCAAACTAGATGGAAGAACTATATATATGGACATAAATATATCTGGTAAAAAAATATCATCTATACTTGGAGATGGTGTGGTGGTGGCTACTCCTACAGGTTCTACTGCCTATGCTTTAAGTGCAGGAGGTCCAATCATTGCTCCTACAATAGATGCTATGTCTTTTGTACCTATAGCACCTCATTCGCTCACATTTAGACCGCTTGTTATACCTAAAGGCGACAGTGTAGAGATAAAGCTTTCTCAAAAATCAAAAAAAGGTATGATAACAATAGATGGTTATGATATATATAAATTTGGAAAAACTGATACTGTAAAAGCAAGTATAAGCGATAAAAATTGTTACATATTTCAGAGTGCAAATAGACTATTTTATGATATACTTAGAAACAAACTTAACTGGGGCATATAG
- a CDS encoding DNA-formamidopyrimidine glycosylase family protein, whose protein sequence is MKELPYLINLINALKGEICYSYINNVVALDKKYKELEDVKGQKIIDVLRHGGYMHFQFSQDAMLVDLGSGGSFVLTENSTYKNAIIKLETDNGNFFVVDESKDKDDATLIIPIWKDYTTMPQVGYDPLTKQFNYNLFCQLLADNPTTVEKLIKNPLIISGIGDTYGDMILKRASITKRTKTTEINKAKAREIFDAIKQVLREASGNRDDDDEGEDSED, encoded by the coding sequence ATGAAAGAACTACCATATTTAATTAATTTAATTAATGCTTTAAAGGGTGAGATTTGTTATTCTTATATTAATAATGTTGTTGCTTTAGATAAAAAATACAAAGAGCTTGAAGATGTTAAGGGACAGAAAATAATAGATGTATTAAGACATGGCGGATATATGCATTTTCAGTTCTCACAAGATGCTATGCTTGTAGATTTGGGTTCTGGCGGTTCTTTTGTACTTACAGAAAATAGTACTTACAAAAATGCTATAATAAAATTAGAAACAGATAATGGCAATTTCTTTGTTGTAGATGAAAGTAAAGATAAAGATGATGCTACCCTCATTATACCTATATGGAAAGATTATACTACAATGCCTCAAGTAGGTTATGACCCTCTCACTAAGCAATTTAATTATAATTTATTTTGCCAATTGCTTGCGGATAATCCTACAACTGTAGAGAAACTTATTAAAAACCCTCTTATAATAAGCGGTATAGGAGACACTTACGGAGATATGATATTAAAAAGGGCTTCTATAACTAAAAGAACTAAAACTACTGAAATAAATAAAGCTAAGGCAAGAGAGATTTTTGATGCTATAAAACAAGTATTAAGAGAAGCTTCTGGAAACAGAGATGATGATGATGAAGGCGAAGATTCTGAAGATTAA
- the tmk gene encoding dTMP kinase, translating to MKGKLIVIEGIDGSGKSTIAKKLAETLNKNNIETIYTFEPTNAYYGAKLRDTMLSKDMDLNRELELFVDDRKEHIRLMIKPALEEGKTVVLDRYMYSSIAYQGAKGIDIEKIKNMHESFILTPDIVFIFHLPVEKSLNRIIEKRGFIDRFENEEYLKKVDSIFSSFNEPFIYHINADKSIDDIHKELIDILKQTKMLVPNFPL from the coding sequence ATGAAAGGAAAATTGATAGTTATAGAAGGAATAGATGGAAGCGGCAAGTCTACAATTGCAAAAAAATTAGCAGAAACGCTAAATAAAAATAATATAGAAACAATATACACCTTTGAACCTACCAATGCCTACTATGGTGCTAAATTAAGAGATACAATGCTTTCTAAAGACATGGATTTAAATAGAGAATTAGAGCTATTTGTAGATGATAGAAAAGAGCATATAAGACTCATGATAAAACCAGCTTTAGAAGAAGGTAAAACTGTAGTACTTGATAGATATATGTATTCATCTATTGCTTATCAGGGTGCTAAGGGTATTGATATAGAAAAAATAAAAAATATGCATGAAAGTTTCATTTTAACTCCAGATATAGTTTTTATTTTTCATCTGCCTGTAGAAAAATCTTTAAATAGAATCATAGAAAAAAGAGGCTTCATAGACAGATTTGAAAATGAAGAATATCTAAAAAAAGTAGACAGCATATTTAGCAGTTTTAATGAGCCTTTTATATATCATATCAACGCTGATAAATCTATAGATGATATACACAAAGAACTCATTGATATATTAAAACAAACTAAAATGCTTGTTCCAAACTTTCCTCTATAA
- a CDS encoding single-stranded DNA-binding protein — MSGNANIIVVEGRLTRDPSYIKTKNGKSLCKFSIANNRYYYVNGSLQKEVYFFDLISWGFTAEKVAINLLKGRHILVHGELRQNSYIAKDGTRKNSIYILALEVKSLDKKTIEKNNYYNSANNQIVSDVIEESLEQAF; from the coding sequence ATGTCTGGAAATGCTAATATAATAGTAGTAGAAGGAAGACTAACAAGAGACCCTTCATATATAAAAACTAAAAATGGCAAATCATTATGCAAGTTTTCTATAGCGAACAATAGATATTATTATGTTAATGGAAGTTTGCAAAAAGAGGTTTACTTTTTTGATTTAATATCTTGGGGATTTACTGCAGAAAAAGTTGCTATTAATCTTCTTAAAGGAAGACATATATTAGTACATGGAGAATTAAGACAGAACTCTTATATTGCTAAAGACGGAACTAGAAAAAACTCTATTTATATACTTGCATTAGAAGTAAAAAGTTTAGATAAAAAAACTATAGAAAAAAATAATTATTATAACAGTGCAAATAATCAAATTGTATCGGATGTTATAGAGGAAAGTTTGGAACAAGCATTTTAG
- a CDS encoding nitroreductase family protein has product MQEDILFTRRSIRKYIKDKAVEKEKIEYILKAAMYAPSANNRRNWEFIVIEKRETLDKIADVHPYAKMLYTATLAVIVCGDLSDESGKLYWQQNCSAAIENLMLACKAKDLGSVWLGVAPREERMNEIIKLFNLPDHIKPLGIVAVGYPDGEVAMPDRFEPNKIHYEAY; this is encoded by the coding sequence ATGCAAGAAGATATTTTATTTACAAGAAGAAGTATAAGAAAGTATATTAAAGACAAGGCAGTAGAAAAAGAAAAGATAGAGTATATATTAAAAGCTGCCATGTATGCTCCTTCTGCAAACAATAGAAGAAATTGGGAGTTTATAGTTATAGAGAAAAGAGAGACATTAGATAAAATAGCAGATGTTCACCCTTATGCTAAAATGCTATATACTGCAACTTTGGCTGTTATAGTATGTGGAGATTTATCTGATGAATCTGGAAAACTTTATTGGCAGCAAAACTGTTCTGCGGCAATAGAAAATTTAATGCTAGCTTGTAAGGCAAAAGATTTGGGAAGCGTATGGCTTGGGGTGGCACCTCGTGAAGAGAGAATGAATGAGATTATCAAATTATTTAATTTACCAGATCATATAAAACCTCTTGGAATAGTTGCTGTGGGCTATCCTGACGGTGAAGTTGCTATGCCTGATAGATTTGAACCGAACAAAATTCATTATGAGGCTTATTAA
- a CDS encoding patatin-like phospholipase family protein, whose product MNKLGLVLGGGGGLGSYEIGVWKALREYNIDRQIKAISGASVGVLNACLMAQNDYTIAEHIWTKEIEDKILSKKKIDSKNKSISANGIFSREGLLEIIDKYLNIETVSNCKYPIYAAAVNLESINVEYFKLNGKSVKEIKEIMMATSAIPIIFGRQEINGVNYVDGGIEFLNGNNLPLTPLYEYGCDEIIVVNLYRDAIVEKSETCKVYEIVPNEDIGSFTNGGLDFTLDGAMYRIERGYIDTMEILKAVFEFKIMEDEVNYMSDKIKDYNMKSYNERSKLKSKLYRAIDDLKIDD is encoded by the coding sequence ATGAATAAATTAGGATTAGTTTTAGGAGGCGGAGGCGGACTTGGAAGCTATGAGATAGGGGTATGGAAAGCTTTGAGAGAATATAATATCGATAGACAGATAAAGGCTATATCAGGGGCTTCTGTTGGTGTATTAAATGCATGCTTAATGGCACAAAATGATTATACTATAGCAGAGCATATTTGGACCAAAGAAATAGAAGATAAGATATTATCCAAAAAAAAGATAGACAGTAAAAACAAAAGCATATCAGCAAATGGAATATTCAGCAGAGAGGGACTGCTTGAGATTATAGATAAATATTTAAATATAGAGACTGTATCAAATTGCAAATATCCAATATATGCTGCGGCGGTTAATTTAGAGAGCATTAATGTTGAGTATTTTAAGTTAAATGGAAAAAGTGTAAAAGAGATAAAAGAGATAATGATGGCTACTAGTGCTATACCTATAATATTTGGAAGGCAGGAGATTAATGGTGTTAATTATGTTGATGGAGGTATTGAGTTTCTAAATGGAAACAATTTGCCTCTTACTCCTTTATATGAATATGGGTGTGATGAGATTATAGTTGTTAATTTATATAGAGATGCTATAGTTGAAAAGTCTGAAACTTGTAAAGTTTATGAGATTGTACCTAATGAAGATATAGGCAGTTTTACTAATGGAGGTTTAGATTTTACTTTAGATGGGGCTATGTATAGAATAGAGAGAGGATATATTGACACTATGGAGATATTGAAAGCCGTATTTGAGTTTAAAATTATGGAAGATGAAGTTAATTATATGAGTGATAAAATTAAAGATTATAATATGAAAAGTTATAATGAAAGAAGCAAATTAAAAAGTAAATTGTATAGAGCTATAGATGATTTGAAAATAGATGATTAA